The following coding sequences lie in one Lolium perenne isolate Kyuss_39 chromosome 2, Kyuss_2.0, whole genome shotgun sequence genomic window:
- the LOC127328628 gene encoding uncharacterized protein — protein sequence MPPPCNLKELRALQGKLAYIRRFISNLSGRIQPFSSLMKKGAPFVWDEACQRGFDDINRYLLSPPVLAAPVKGRPLILYIAAQPASIGALLAQHNDEGKEVACYYLSRTMVGAERNYSPIEKLCLALIFSLKKLRHYMLALQIQLVARADPIRYVLSQPALMGRLGKWALLMMEFDLTFVPQKAIKGQALADFLAAHPIPEDSPLITNLPDEEVFTAELEGPWELYFDGASRTEANSDGTPRRRAGAGLVFKTPRGEVMYHSFSLLKEECSNNEAEYEALIFGLLLALSMDVRSLRAYGDSQLIVRQVNGIYEVRKPELVPYYNAARNLMGKFLQIEVLHVPRSRNAPADALAKLAAALVLRDDKSMQVTVEERWLLPAVLELIPPKYEVNSITTNVVEEDEWLQPFLDYFKHGSLPDDPVKRRQLQRRLPSYVYKAGVLYKWSHGQEILLRCVNRGEAEKILQEMHHGVCGGHQGGAKMYHGIRLAGYYWPGIMTDCLRVAKSCHGCQIHGDFKHQPPVPLHPTVPSWPFDAWGIDVISPIDPPSSRGHRFILAATDYFSKWAEAVPLREVKSDNVINFLERNIIYRFGIPHRITSDNGKAFKSKKMYRFMAKYKIKWNYSTGYYPQANGAIEAFNKTLGKILKKTVTRHRRDWHDRLFESLWAYRVTVRTPTQSTPYSLVYGSEAVLPLEVQLPSLRVAIQDELTKDEQVHLRFQELDALEEERLYALQNLELYRQNMVRAYDRLVK from the coding sequence ATGCCGCCACCCTGCAATCTCAAGGAGTTGCGGGCCTTGCAGGGAAAGCTGGCATACATTCGTCGTTTCATCTCCAACCTCTCCGGACGCATTCAGCCCTTCTCAAGCCTTATGAAGAAAGGAGCTCCGTTCGTATGGGATGAAGCTTGTCAAAGAGGCTTCGATGACATCAACAGGTACTTGCTTAGTCCACCCGTCTTGGCAGCTCCTGTAAAAGGGCGCCCCCTTATTCTGTACATTGCAGCGCAGCCTGCTTCGATAGGCGCTCTACTCGCTCAGCACAATGATGAAGGGAAGGAGGTGGCTTGCTACTACCTAAGCCGCACCATGGTGGGTGCCGAGCGGAACTACTCTCCAATAGAGAAGTTATGCTTAGCGCTAATTTTCTCCTTGAAGAAGTTGAGACACTACATGCTAGCGCTACAAATCCAGCTCGTTGCAAGAGCAGATCCTATAAGGTACGTACTAAGCCAGCCTGCGTTGATGGGGCGACTAGGAAAATGGGCACTCCTCATGATGGAGTTTGACCTAACCTTTGTCCCCCAGAAAGCGATCAAGGGGCAAGCCTTGGCAGATTTCCTTGCAGCGCACCCCATCCCCGAGGACTCCCCGCTCATCACCAACCTTCCTGATGAGGAGGTGTTCACCGCCGAGCTCGAAGGTCCATGGGAGCTCTACTTCGACGGTGCTTCCCGTACGGAGGCCAATTCAGACGGAACCCCAAGACGAAGAGCCGGCGCAGGACTGGTGTTCAAGACTCCACGAGGGGAGGTGATGTATCACTCCTTCTCCCTTCTTAAGGAGGAGTGCTCCAACAACGAGGCGGAGTACGAGGCACTCATCTTTGGCCTCCTCCTGGCTCTCTCTATGGATGTCCGTTCTTTACGGGCCTATGGAGATTCTCAGCTCATCGTCAGGCAGGTCAACGGTATCTATGAAGTACGCAAGCCTGAACTGGTGCCGTACTACAATGCGGCCCGGAATCTCATGGGGAAATTTCTTCAGATTGAAGTTCTCCATGTGCCACGAAGCAGAAATGCGCCTGCGGACGCCTTGGCGAAACTGGCGGCAGCACTGGTGCTTCGAGATGATAAATCCATGCAGGTGACGGTCGAAGAAAGGTGGCTTCTTCCCGCTGTTCTGGAACTCATCCCGCCGAAGTACGaagtcaactccatcacaacaaacGTGGTGGAAGAGGATGAGTGGCTGCAACCCTTCCTCGACTACTTCAAGCACGGCAGCCTCCCCGACGACCCCGTCAAGAGGCGCCAACTCCAAAGACGATTGCCCTCCTACGTCTATAAGGCCGGTGTCTTATACAAATGGTCTCATGGGCAGGAGATCCTACTTAGGTGTGTCAACCGAGGTGAGGCTGAAAAGATTTTGCAGGAAATGCACCACGGAGTCTGTGGCGGACACCAAGGCGGAGCAAAGATGTACCACGGCATACGCTTAGCTGGGTACTATTGGCCCGGTATCATGACGGACTGCCTTCGGGTAGCCAAGTCATGCCACGGCTGCCAAATCCACGGCGACTTCAAGCATCAACCGCCGGTTCCTCTACACCCCACTGTTCCCTCCTGGCCATTCGACGCCTGGGGAATCGATGTCATCAGCCCGATCGATCCACCTTCCTCGAGGGGCCATCGTTTTATCCTTGCAGCGACAGACTACTTCTCCAAATGGGCGGAAGCTGTCCCGCTGCGGGAGGTGAAGAGCGACAACGTCATCAACTTCCTAGAGCGAAATATTATATATCGCTTTGGGATTCCACACCGCATCACCTCGGACAACGGCAAGGCCTTCAAGTCCAAGAAGATGTACAGGTTCAtggcgaagtacaagatcaagTGGAACTACTCCACCGGCTACTACCCTCAAGCCAATGGAGCCATCGAAGCCTTCAACAAGACGCTCGGCAAGATACTCAAGAAGACGGTGACAAGACATAGAAGAGACTGGCATGACCGTCTCTTCGAGTCTTTATGGGCGTACCGCGTCACGGTCCGTACCCCAACTCAATCTACTCCCTATTCCCTCGTCTATGGAAGTGAAGCCGTACTTCCATTGGAGGTCCAGCTACCCTCTCTACGGGTGGCCATTCAAGATGAACTCACCAAGGACGAACAGGTACACCTGCGATTCCAGGAGCTCGACGCCCTCGAGGAGGAGCGTCTTTATGCCCTGCAGAACTTGGAGCTTTATCGCCAGAACATGGT